A single genomic interval of Deltaproteobacteria bacterium CG2_30_66_27 harbors:
- a CDS encoding twin arginine-targeting protein translocase TatC, with translation MPTNAGEIRQPLTEHLDELRRRLIRALIALGIGTALCYNFAERIYSALLSPLTANLPPESLMIFTEMTEAFLTYFKLALWGGFVLASPVIFYQAWRFVTPGLYRKERKLFLVFAGWSTFGFLAGMAFAYFVAIPPILSFFLSFGRSVVVPMPSMRDSLSVILRLLVIFGVMFELPLVLFLAGRGGIVTPEFLRKGRKGGALGAFLLAALLTPPDAVSQIMIAFPLYALFEIGIVLCALGARRRASTLPESPA, from the coding sequence TTGCCGACGAACGCCGGAGAAATCCGCCAGCCGCTCACCGAGCATCTCGACGAACTTCGACGCCGCCTCATCCGGGCGCTGATCGCCCTCGGGATCGGAACCGCCCTCTGCTACAACTTCGCGGAACGGATCTACTCCGCCCTCCTTTCCCCCCTCACGGCGAATCTTCCGCCCGAGTCGCTCATGATCTTCACCGAAATGACGGAGGCGTTCCTCACGTACTTCAAGCTGGCTCTCTGGGGGGGCTTCGTGCTCGCCTCCCCGGTCATCTTCTACCAGGCGTGGCGGTTCGTGACCCCCGGGCTGTACCGGAAGGAGCGGAAGCTCTTTCTCGTCTTCGCGGGATGGTCCACCTTCGGCTTCCTCGCCGGGATGGCGTTCGCCTACTTCGTGGCGATCCCGCCGATCCTCTCCTTTTTCCTGTCGTTCGGCCGGTCCGTCGTGGTCCCGATGCCGTCGATGCGGGACTCGCTCTCCGTCATCCTGCGCCTCCTGGTGATCTTCGGCGTCATGTTCGAACTTCCGCTGGTCCTCTTCCTCGCGGGGCGCGGCGGGATCGTGACGCCGGAGTTCCTTCGGAAAGGACGCAAGGGCGGAGCCCTCGGGGCGTTCCTCCTGGCCGCCCTGCTGACCCCGCCGGATGCGGTGTCCCAGATCATGATCGCCTTCCCGCTATACGCGCTGTTCGAGATCGGAATCGTGCTGTGCGCTCTCGGGGCGCGCCGGCGCGCCTCGACCCTCCCGGAATCCCCCGCTTGA
- a CDS encoding twin arginine-targeting protein translocase TatB has protein sequence MFGIGFQEMLIILVVALIFFGPKRLPDLAKSLGKGIAEFKKASEEVRKGVEDAVKEESAEEAPTPPEDLSAYGKAPGSAPAPEEPAPVGGTPPVDAAEDAAPSADASAAAEDVAQETATGGTPAPPPRQG, from the coding sequence ATGTTCGGCATCGGCTTCCAGGAGATGCTCATCATCCTGGTTGTGGCCCTCATCTTCTTCGGCCCGAAGCGGCTCCCGGACCTGGCCAAGAGCCTCGGCAAGGGGATCGCGGAGTTCAAGAAGGCGTCCGAGGAGGTCCGCAAGGGGGTCGAGGACGCGGTGAAGGAAGAGTCCGCCGAAGAGGCCCCGACACCTCCGGAGGATCTTTCCGCGTACGGGAAAGCCCCGGGGAGCGCTCCCGCGCCGGAGGAGCCCGCGCCCGTAGGCGGCACTCCGCCGGTCGATGCCGCGGAGGACGCCGCACCATCGGCCGATGCCTCCGCCGCCGCGGAGGACGTTGCGCAGGAGACCGCCACCGGAGGGACGCCGGCCCCGCCGCCCCGGCAGGGATGA